Proteins encoded by one window of Synechococcus sp. MVIR-18-1:
- a CDS encoding response regulator transcription factor: protein MTTDFFDISHAARLLIVDHDADTRDLICGVLSEEGFDVKALDNGLLAWELLQDEEFELIVLDRKLPGVSGFDLCRKLRMQNNQSLVLMISHLDTEADRVMGLEVGADDYLVKPFGSREFLARCRALLRRHPLSGAAPVFEKFECCDLKLFSDECRASRDGFDIKLSPKEFKLLELFMQHPKRVWSRDELLDQIWGVDYIGDKKTVDVHIRWLREKIEVNPSSPTKIFTVRGFGYRFC, encoded by the coding sequence ATGACAACAGATTTTTTTGATATCTCCCATGCAGCCCGTCTGTTGATTGTGGATCACGATGCAGACACCCGTGATCTCATCTGTGGCGTTCTTTCGGAAGAAGGCTTTGACGTTAAAGCTCTGGACAATGGACTACTTGCATGGGAGCTGCTACAGGATGAAGAGTTTGAATTGATTGTTCTTGATCGAAAGCTTCCTGGGGTTAGTGGCTTTGATCTTTGCAGAAAACTCAGAATGCAAAATAATCAATCTCTTGTTTTAATGATTAGTCATTTGGATACAGAAGCTGATCGTGTCATGGGCCTTGAAGTTGGTGCCGATGACTACTTAGTGAAGCCATTTGGGAGTCGAGAGTTTTTGGCTCGTTGTAGAGCCCTACTGCGGCGTCACCCATTAAGTGGAGCGGCACCTGTTTTTGAAAAATTTGAGTGTTGCGATTTGAAGCTATTTTCTGATGAATGTAGAGCTTCTCGTGATGGCTTTGATATTAAATTATCGCCTAAGGAGTTTAAACTCCTTGAACTATTTATGCAACATCCTAAGAGAGTCTGGAGCAGAGACGAGTTGCTAGATCAGATATGGGGAGTCGACTATATCGGCGACAAAAAAACTGTTGATGTTCATATTCGTTGGTTACGTGAAAAAATTGAAGTCAATCCATCTAGTCCAACAAAAATATTCACTGTACGCGGTTTTGGCTACCGATTCTGTTGA
- a CDS encoding iron uptake porin produces MKLFHQLLVAPAALGLLAPVAANATELNINGVSDYAATSASSSREQVTSITQFSDVYPTDWAYQALSNLIERYGCVAGYPNGTYRGNRAMTRFEAAALLNACLDRVTEVTDELKRLMKEFEKELAILKGRVDGLEARVGELEATQFSTTTKLKGKSTFVIGATNAGGSKAGADAYNSNFGATSFNYDQRLVFNTSFTGKDKLLARLRAGNFKKGKNAFAGSGVNLAALDVATDSGAVDSNVSNNVIVDRLYYKFPVGDQFTFIAGAVARNTESIALWPSKYNKGGAKILDWTALMGTSGVYNKETGQLIGAYWQQKVDKGDNNFSFSVNYVADDKNGNISDPNKGGFMTSNSEASLMAQLGYAGPRWGVALGYRYGQCDSGNGFRRGTSFAKSDDWNNDCEYTNSKGVKDARRSSSTNSYAINAYWAPEDPGFIPSISLGWGLNTVSSNDKADGTALTTQSWMAGLKWDDVFLKGNDLGFAVGQPTFATALKGGDTPYDGNYVFELYYNFQVTDNIAITPALFYLSRPEGQDTQAFVKNGSGYDGQFNVFGGLVQTTFKF; encoded by the coding sequence ATGAAACTTTTCCATCAACTGCTGGTGGCCCCAGCTGCCTTGGGCCTTTTGGCACCTGTGGCTGCTAATGCCACTGAGCTGAACATCAACGGTGTTTCTGACTACGCCGCTACCTCTGCATCGAGCAGCCGCGAGCAAGTCACCAGCATCACTCAGTTTTCAGACGTCTACCCAACCGACTGGGCTTATCAGGCACTTAGCAACCTGATCGAGCGCTACGGCTGTGTTGCCGGTTACCCCAACGGCACCTACCGCGGTAACAGGGCCATGACCCGCTTTGAAGCGGCTGCTCTGTTGAACGCTTGCCTCGACCGCGTCACTGAAGTGACCGACGAGCTGAAGCGCCTGATGAAAGAGTTCGAAAAGGAACTCGCCATCCTCAAGGGCCGTGTTGACGGGCTTGAAGCCCGCGTTGGCGAACTGGAAGCCACTCAGTTCTCCACCACCACCAAACTCAAGGGCAAGAGCACCTTTGTAATCGGTGCAACGAATGCTGGAGGTAGCAAGGCTGGCGCTGATGCTTACAACAGCAATTTCGGAGCTACATCTTTTAACTATGATCAACGGTTAGTTTTTAATACAAGCTTTACTGGTAAAGACAAATTGCTTGCTCGTTTGCGTGCGGGCAACTTTAAAAAAGGCAAAAATGCTTTTGCTGGTTCAGGCGTGAACCTTGCTGCGCTCGACGTCGCGACCGACTCTGGTGCTGTTGACAGCAATGTAAGCAATAATGTGATTGTTGATCGTCTGTACTACAAATTCCCTGTAGGTGATCAGTTCACATTCATTGCTGGCGCTGTTGCTCGTAATACTGAATCCATTGCTCTATGGCCTTCTAAGTACAATAAAGGTGGTGCCAAAATCCTTGATTGGACGGCATTGATGGGAACCAGTGGCGTTTATAATAAAGAAACAGGTCAGTTGATTGGTGCTTATTGGCAGCAAAAAGTTGATAAGGGAGACAACAACTTCAGTTTCTCGGTTAACTATGTTGCCGATGATAAGAACGGAAATATTTCTGATCCCAATAAGGGCGGTTTTATGACCTCCAACTCTGAAGCCAGCTTGATGGCTCAGCTGGGTTATGCGGGTCCTCGTTGGGGTGTAGCACTTGGTTACCGCTATGGACAGTGCGACAGCGGTAATGGCTTCCGTCGTGGAACTAGCTTCGCTAAGTCCGATGACTGGAACAACGATTGCGAATATACAAATAGCAAGGGTGTTAAGGACGCACGTCGTTCAAGTAGCACCAACAGTTATGCAATCAATGCTTACTGGGCTCCTGAAGATCCTGGTTTCATCCCCTCCATCTCTCTTGGTTGGGGTTTGAATACTGTGAGTTCTAACGACAAGGCTGACGGAACTGCGCTGACAACTCAGAGCTGGATGGCTGGTCTTAAGTGGGATGATGTCTTCTTGAAAGGCAATGATCTTGGCTTCGCTGTTGGTCAACCTACGTTTGCGACGGCTCTCAAGGGCGGTGATACTCCCTACGATGGCAACTATGTCTTCGAGTTGTATTACAACTTCCAGGTGACGGATAACATTGCTATTACCCCAGCACTGTTCTATCTGTCTCGTCCTGAAGGACAAGACACGCAAGCTTTCGTAAAGAATGGAAGCGGCTATGATGGCCAGTTTAATGTTTTCGGAGGATTGGTTCAAACAACCTTTAAATTCTAA
- a CDS encoding NAD(P)H dehydrogenase assembly family protein — MTVSIGDQVQLISPMPYLKTADPMPMLRPSDLVGSDESGSVVALHPLEIAAVRFRRGTFLIPIDRLCPAGSEKES; from the coding sequence ATGACCGTTTCTATTGGTGACCAAGTCCAACTGATCAGCCCGATGCCCTATCTCAAAACGGCAGATCCCATGCCAATGCTTCGGCCTTCCGATCTCGTTGGCAGTGATGAATCAGGGTCTGTGGTTGCTCTCCATCCCCTCGAAATTGCCGCTGTCCGCTTTCGGCGAGGCACATTTTTAATTCCGATTGATCGTTTATGTCCCGCAGGATCTGAGAAGGAGAGTTAA
- a CDS encoding biotin transporter BioY — protein MRALATWSGAIAGVLLILVGSLIPAAVLVPVAELPPRLLSLPSTWQVPALLLCALVCGPRSGVIAAVAYITVGLVDLPVFHDGGGLGYVLTPAFGYLAGFVPAAWLTGRLAHQEGMNDLARLTLAGLAGVVTIQLCGILNLLLGAGVNRWSESLPDLLFSYSLGPLLAQLALCVAIALIALPIRRLLWIE, from the coding sequence GTGCGGGCTCTTGCCACTTGGAGCGGTGCGATCGCGGGAGTGCTCCTGATCCTTGTTGGAAGTTTGATCCCGGCCGCCGTCCTGGTGCCGGTTGCAGAACTTCCCCCCCGATTGCTGAGTTTGCCCAGCACCTGGCAAGTGCCGGCACTGTTGTTATGCGCTCTTGTCTGCGGCCCACGATCAGGCGTAATAGCAGCGGTTGCATACATCACCGTGGGGCTGGTTGATCTTCCCGTCTTTCATGACGGTGGAGGTCTTGGCTATGTCCTCACTCCCGCCTTTGGTTATCTCGCAGGCTTTGTGCCGGCTGCCTGGCTCACCGGACGGCTTGCGCATCAAGAAGGAATGAACGACTTAGCGCGTCTCACGTTGGCGGGTCTTGCCGGAGTGGTCACGATTCAGCTATGCGGAATTCTTAATTTGCTTCTCGGTGCAGGTGTGAATCGTTGGAGTGAATCACTCCCTGATCTGTTATTCAGTTACAGCTTGGGTCCCTTGCTGGCCCAACTGGCTCTTTGCGTCGCAATCGCCTTGATTGCACTTCCGATTCGTCGTCTGCTCTGGATCGAATGA
- the lspA gene encoding signal peptidase II yields MISRSNRVIRRRTVVFISLLILLLDQASKIWARSHLLPNLSQPFLPGLLQLRLVRNTGAAFSMLSDSTALLGLLSLLVSLGLLAWIWRSKRLDLWLGLALACLLGGTLGNGIDRWQLGYVTDFIELVPFRFPIFNGADIAINLAVLCFAIDALSQRHGQAKS; encoded by the coding sequence ATGATCAGCCGCAGCAACCGAGTGATCCGGCGTCGCACAGTTGTCTTCATCAGCCTATTGATCCTGCTGCTGGATCAAGCATCCAAAATTTGGGCTCGATCCCATCTGCTTCCAAATCTGTCGCAACCGTTCCTGCCGGGGTTACTGCAGTTGCGGCTCGTGCGCAACACCGGCGCCGCCTTCAGCATGCTGAGTGATTCCACGGCCTTACTCGGACTGCTCAGCCTGCTCGTTTCGCTGGGTTTGCTGGCCTGGATCTGGCGATCCAAGCGACTCGATCTCTGGTTAGGTCTGGCCCTGGCCTGCCTGCTGGGAGGAACGCTTGGCAATGGCATCGACCGCTGGCAATTGGGATATGTCACCGACTTCATCGAGCTGGTGCCCTTCCGTTTTCCCATCTTCAATGGCGCGGACATCGCCATCAACCTCGCCGTCCTCTGCTTCGCCATCGACGCTCTCTCCCAACGCCATGGACAAGCGAAATCCTGA
- a CDS encoding transglycosylase domain-containing protein has translation MDKRNPDGPSSAQLIIHQSDQADRTIPLHGDGYRIGRDGPLEVSIDHPAVSRQHALLHRQGRRQWILQDLDSTNGLWWKGRRVSQLELRDGDVVQFAPALDEKAPFLQFNDAAGRRRHRVERWLGLLLFGCLGAGGALLLLSNLTMPIRGQLARVRGPVAIYDGNNQPLTSVDSSRHRELKSVNGFSPLLVDALLSSEDNRFWWHPGVDPIGTLRAFSTNLIGGKVLEGGSSLTQQLARSLYPNYVGDGDTLERKWKELLVSLQLESRFSKSQLLLSYLNRVYLGVGWGFEDASRVFFDQSAADLNVQQAALLVGLLPSPNGHDPCQFPQRALKARNRVINKMADGGRLSLEQARLARRQPIQLAKEACSREQVSRSAPFYTDQVRRDLTALVGPDVADEGNFLIETHLDPVLQSVLERQLSGLLANNSRLGVQEGAAVVLDSRTGGVLAIAGGRDYNASQFNRASMALRQPGSTFKLITYLAALEQGLKPNDTLDCSPLRWGGQRFDSTCSGQLTLASAFASSHNTAALRLAQRVGLEQVVSLAKRLGITTPLDPVPGLALGQSEVRLIELTSAYAAVANGGIWQAPTTIRRLLDAETCRLDRPSGCGSLNGDGEAGQRQTSRRVLKAQTTQQMQGLMRAVIRSGTGRAASLGGQEGGKTGTTNDGRDLLFIGYEPSRHWVLGIWLGNDDNSPSASSSVLAASLWSRIMRAAGQGGVVGR, from the coding sequence ATGGACAAGCGAAATCCTGACGGCCCGTCCTCAGCCCAACTGATCATTCATCAGAGCGATCAGGCGGATCGGACCATTCCATTGCATGGCGATGGCTATCGGATTGGACGCGATGGTCCTCTGGAAGTGAGCATCGATCATCCAGCCGTCAGCCGCCAACACGCGTTGCTGCATCGCCAGGGGCGGCGGCAATGGATCCTTCAAGATTTGGACTCCACGAATGGCTTGTGGTGGAAAGGCCGCCGGGTGTCGCAGCTGGAACTGCGCGATGGAGACGTTGTTCAGTTTGCGCCAGCTCTAGACGAAAAGGCTCCCTTCCTACAGTTCAACGATGCAGCCGGCCGCCGACGCCATCGAGTTGAGCGCTGGTTGGGCCTGCTCTTGTTCGGATGCCTGGGTGCAGGAGGAGCGCTGCTATTGCTGTCCAATCTCACCATGCCGATCCGCGGGCAACTGGCGCGCGTGCGCGGTCCGGTGGCCATTTACGACGGCAATAACCAACCGCTGACCTCTGTTGACTCCAGTCGTCATCGCGAGCTCAAATCGGTCAATGGGTTCTCCCCCTTGCTGGTTGATGCTCTGCTCAGCAGTGAAGACAACCGTTTCTGGTGGCATCCAGGGGTCGATCCGATTGGCACGCTGAGAGCTTTCAGCACCAATTTGATCGGCGGCAAGGTGCTGGAGGGAGGCAGCAGTCTCACGCAGCAATTAGCTCGCAGCCTCTATCCCAATTACGTAGGAGATGGAGACACCCTGGAGAGGAAATGGAAAGAGCTGCTTGTGTCCTTGCAGTTGGAAAGTCGTTTCAGCAAAAGCCAATTGCTGCTGAGCTATCTCAATCGCGTGTACTTAGGCGTTGGCTGGGGATTTGAAGATGCCTCACGCGTGTTTTTTGATCAATCCGCAGCAGATCTAAACGTGCAGCAGGCTGCACTTCTTGTGGGTTTATTGCCATCACCCAATGGGCACGATCCCTGTCAGTTTCCCCAGCGCGCTTTAAAAGCGCGTAATCGGGTGATCAACAAAATGGCCGATGGTGGTCGACTCTCCCTGGAGCAAGCGCGACTGGCGCGTCGTCAACCGATTCAGCTTGCAAAAGAGGCCTGCAGTCGGGAGCAGGTCAGTCGCTCAGCACCTTTCTACACCGATCAAGTGCGCCGAGACCTCACAGCGCTCGTGGGTCCAGACGTGGCGGATGAAGGAAATTTCTTGATCGAAACGCACTTAGACCCTGTTCTGCAATCTGTGCTGGAACGCCAATTGAGCGGTTTGTTGGCCAACAATTCCAGGCTTGGCGTTCAGGAGGGGGCCGCTGTTGTGCTCGACAGCCGCACGGGCGGAGTTCTCGCCATCGCCGGAGGTCGTGACTACAACGCGAGCCAGTTCAACCGTGCCTCAATGGCGTTACGGCAACCAGGAAGCACCTTCAAACTCATCACTTACTTGGCGGCCCTGGAACAAGGCCTGAAACCCAACGACACCTTGGATTGCAGCCCCCTTCGCTGGGGAGGACAGCGCTTCGACAGCACCTGTTCGGGCCAACTGACCTTGGCCAGTGCCTTCGCCTCAAGCCACAACACCGCAGCGCTGCGCTTGGCCCAACGCGTGGGCCTGGAGCAAGTGGTGAGTCTGGCAAAACGCCTGGGAATCACCACTCCCTTAGATCCTGTACCGGGGCTCGCTCTTGGACAGAGTGAAGTTCGCTTAATTGAGCTCACCAGTGCCTATGCCGCTGTGGCCAATGGCGGCATCTGGCAAGCGCCCACCACCATTCGTCGTTTGCTTGATGCTGAAACCTGCCGCTTGGATCGACCGAGTGGCTGCGGCAGCCTCAATGGAGATGGCGAAGCTGGACAGCGCCAAACGTCTCGTCGTGTGCTGAAGGCACAGACCACTCAGCAGATGCAGGGCTTGATGCGAGCGGTCATTCGCAGCGGCACAGGGCGTGCCGCCTCGCTCGGTGGTCAAGAAGGGGGAAAAACAGGAACCACAAATGATGGGCGGGACCTGCTGTTCATTGGCTACGAGCCGAGTCGCCATTGGGTGCTGGGAATCTGGCTGGGCAACGATGACAACAGTCCTTCCGCTAGTTCCAGCGTCTTAGCAGCCTCTCTCTGGAGTCGCATCATGCGTGCCGCAGGACAGGGCGGTGTGGTGGGCCGATGA
- a CDS encoding YcjF family protein produces MKGSNRLILFGAAGLIVLLVLGLVLQAIRNLLWDLSYILPPWLVGPVLLIGTILVIAFVVQIGWPVWKGWKSRRGATKAGTTAPLPPGSRRQAAEQSLESIDRLLERLQDDVARQALHLERERVARELARGDLVVVVFGTGSSGKTSLIRALLQDIVGKVGAPMGSTTGSQTYRLRLNKLERGLQLVDTPGILESGLDGRDREQEARERASRADLMLVVVDGDLRSAEWDVVRSLAGLGKRLMLVLNKCDLRGEEEEKRLLALLRGRCQGLLAAEDVIPTSASPQSLPRPGQKPWQPPAEVAVLLQRMAVVLHADGEELLADNILLQCRTLGDKGRSLLNQQRQSEARRIVDRYSWISAGVVAATPLPGIDLLGTAAVNAQMVMEVAKVYNVQLTRAKAQELAVSVGRTLAGLGVVKGGVALIGTALSVNLPTLLLGKAVQGVAAAWLTRIAGASFITYFQQDQDWGDGGVQDVVQQHYDLNRRDSALQRFLDTALRQVVEPLRQKAKKRLPPQPGPRAEGDASGRGHRER; encoded by the coding sequence ATGAAGGGATCCAACCGCCTGATCTTGTTTGGCGCCGCTGGGCTGATCGTCCTCTTGGTGCTTGGCCTGGTGCTCCAGGCGATTCGCAATCTGCTCTGGGATCTCAGCTACATCCTTCCTCCCTGGCTTGTAGGACCCGTGCTGCTGATCGGCACCATTTTGGTGATTGCCTTCGTGGTGCAGATTGGCTGGCCCGTGTGGAAGGGATGGAAAAGCCGTCGCGGAGCGACAAAAGCCGGCACTACAGCCCCTTTGCCGCCTGGGTCGCGTCGTCAAGCGGCTGAACAAAGCCTGGAAAGCATTGATCGCCTCCTGGAGCGTCTCCAAGACGATGTAGCCCGGCAGGCTTTGCATCTGGAGCGCGAGCGCGTGGCGCGTGAGTTAGCACGCGGCGATTTAGTGGTGGTGGTGTTTGGCACGGGCTCTAGCGGCAAAACCTCCCTGATTCGTGCCCTGCTCCAAGACATTGTTGGGAAGGTTGGAGCACCGATGGGCTCCACAACCGGCAGCCAGACCTATCGGCTTCGTCTCAACAAGCTGGAGCGCGGACTGCAATTGGTGGACACACCTGGAATCCTTGAAAGCGGACTGGATGGAAGAGATCGGGAACAAGAAGCCCGTGAACGCGCCAGCCGGGCCGACTTAATGCTGGTGGTGGTGGATGGTGATCTTCGCTCTGCCGAATGGGATGTAGTGCGCAGCCTTGCGGGGTTAGGCAAGCGCTTGATGTTGGTCTTGAACAAATGCGATTTACGGGGAGAGGAGGAGGAGAAGCGTCTTCTGGCCTTGCTGCGCGGACGTTGCCAAGGCCTGCTGGCTGCTGAGGACGTCATCCCAACCAGTGCCTCTCCCCAATCGTTGCCAAGACCTGGCCAGAAACCCTGGCAACCTCCAGCAGAAGTGGCAGTGCTACTTCAACGCATGGCCGTGGTGCTCCATGCCGACGGCGAAGAGCTCTTGGCCGACAACATTCTTCTGCAATGCAGAACGCTGGGCGACAAGGGGCGTTCACTCCTCAACCAACAGCGACAGAGCGAAGCAAGACGGATCGTGGACCGTTACAGCTGGATTAGTGCAGGCGTCGTGGCAGCAACACCACTACCCGGCATCGACTTGCTTGGTACTGCTGCCGTCAATGCCCAGATGGTGATGGAGGTGGCGAAGGTCTACAACGTGCAGCTCACTCGCGCCAAAGCGCAGGAGTTGGCCGTATCCGTGGGAAGAACCCTGGCAGGTCTGGGGGTCGTCAAAGGTGGTGTCGCCTTGATTGGCACCGCACTGAGCGTGAATCTGCCCACCCTGTTACTGGGAAAAGCCGTTCAAGGTGTTGCTGCTGCATGGTTAACGCGGATCGCAGGAGCCAGTTTCATCACTTACTTCCAGCAAGATCAAGATTGGGGGGATGGTGGCGTGCAAGACGTTGTGCAACAGCACTACGACCTCAACCGTCGCGATAGTGCCCTCCAACGATTCCTCGATACCGCTCTCAGACAGGTGGTGGAACCACTGCGGCAAAAGGCAAAGAAGCGCTTACCACCCCAACCAGGGCCTCGGGCGGAGGGGGACGCATCGGGCCGCGGGCATCGAGAACGGTAA
- a CDS encoding aminotransferase class V-fold PLP-dependent enzyme: MITPHLVFLVGPSSNPEPVALSAFASPDALDPLFLQFLEGASERLCSWIGSAGERGPLPALRVLPDAAPQAHGRDMEQLLDDLQQVMDGSFQPSHPGALAHLDPPPLSASIAADLICAGLNNNLLAEELSPSLSHLERQLCAWFAERLGFPAGASGVAASGGTLSNLIALVSARHHAGLDHNPEAVVVVSADAHVSWHKAARVMGLQSDGVRAIPVDEQGLIDLQQLEAEVATLSREGRPCIAVVATAGTTVRGAIDPVSAMADFCARLGLWLHVDGAIGAVFALSATTTHLLHGIARADSITVNPQKVLGITKTSSLLLVRKAAVLAAAFSTGLPYMEPALEHDHGGELGLQGSRPAEVLKLWLGLRQLGESGIEQVLTAAIARREYLQQQLDPNRLMILSGPLHVLAVRPQRGQAQQHERWSIETRRLLLSQGIMVSRPLHQGHHFLKAVLGNPHTDHGLLDQLASALNQSVEALP, encoded by the coding sequence ATGATCACTCCCCATCTTGTCTTCTTGGTTGGACCTTCCAGCAATCCTGAACCGGTAGCTCTGTCGGCGTTTGCTTCACCCGATGCGCTTGACCCTCTATTCCTTCAGTTTTTGGAGGGTGCTTCCGAGCGCTTATGCAGCTGGATCGGTTCGGCGGGTGAGCGGGGTCCACTGCCAGCACTTCGGGTGCTTCCTGATGCTGCCCCGCAAGCCCATGGTCGCGATATGGAGCAACTGCTGGATGACCTCCAGCAGGTGATGGATGGGTCGTTTCAGCCTTCCCATCCCGGGGCTCTTGCCCATCTCGATCCGCCGCCACTGAGTGCGTCTATCGCCGCGGATTTGATCTGCGCTGGGCTGAATAACAACCTTCTGGCCGAGGAGCTGTCTCCCAGCTTGAGTCATCTCGAACGGCAGCTTTGCGCCTGGTTTGCCGAACGCCTTGGCTTTCCTGCAGGGGCCTCAGGTGTTGCGGCTAGTGGTGGCACGCTGAGCAATCTGATCGCCTTGGTGTCCGCTCGCCATCATGCGGGCTTGGATCACAACCCAGAGGCCGTGGTGGTGGTCAGTGCTGATGCCCATGTGTCATGGCATAAGGCAGCGCGCGTGATGGGGCTTCAAAGCGACGGAGTTCGTGCCATCCCGGTGGACGAGCAAGGGCTCATCGATCTGCAGCAACTAGAGGCTGAAGTCGCAACGCTTTCAAGAGAAGGACGCCCTTGTATCGCAGTGGTGGCTACAGCAGGCACCACGGTGCGAGGCGCCATCGACCCCGTTTCTGCGATGGCTGATTTCTGCGCTCGCCTGGGCCTATGGCTGCATGTGGATGGGGCGATCGGTGCGGTTTTTGCTCTGAGTGCCACCACCACCCATCTGCTCCATGGGATTGCGCGCGCTGATTCGATCACCGTGAATCCCCAGAAAGTTCTTGGCATCACAAAGACCTCATCCCTTCTGCTGGTTCGTAAGGCCGCCGTGCTGGCCGCTGCGTTCTCCACAGGCCTTCCCTACATGGAGCCTGCCCTCGAGCACGATCACGGTGGTGAATTGGGTCTGCAGGGCAGTCGTCCGGCGGAAGTGCTCAAGCTCTGGCTTGGCTTGCGACAACTCGGTGAATCAGGGATTGAGCAGGTGTTGACGGCCGCGATCGCTCGACGTGAGTATCTCCAGCAACAACTGGATCCGAACAGGCTGATGATTCTCTCCGGCCCTTTGCATGTGCTCGCCGTTAGGCCCCAACGCGGACAGGCGCAGCAGCATGAACGCTGGTCGATCGAGACACGCCGGCTCTTGCTCAGCCAGGGCATCATGGTGTCGAGACCGCTCCATCAAGGACATCATTTCCTGAAGGCTGTTCTTGGCAACCCGCATACCGATCATGGTTTGCTGGACCAACTGGCATCAGCTCTAAATCAATCCGTGGAGGCTTTGCCCTGA
- a CDS encoding nucleoside deaminase, whose product MQSPIELSSTQMQAWMERLIERARRFGERGEVPVSAIVLDHRGRCIGHGINQRELNNDPLGHAELMAIQQACRLRGDWRLNDCTLLVTLEPCPMCAGALVQARVGQVIFAATDPKRGAMGSTVNLATHVSAHHRMTVIGGVQAEEAKEMLSSWFKQRRRRSDGTGEAPFQTDSTTC is encoded by the coding sequence ATGCAGTCTCCAATCGAACTGTCTTCCACGCAGATGCAAGCCTGGATGGAGCGCTTGATTGAGCGCGCGCGCCGTTTCGGGGAGCGTGGAGAGGTTCCCGTTAGCGCCATTGTTTTGGATCACCGAGGCCGATGCATCGGCCATGGCATCAACCAAAGGGAGCTGAACAATGATCCGCTTGGGCATGCTGAATTGATGGCGATTCAACAGGCCTGCCGTCTGCGTGGTGACTGGCGTCTTAATGACTGCACCCTGTTGGTGACCTTGGAACCCTGTCCCATGTGCGCCGGTGCCTTGGTTCAAGCGAGAGTCGGACAAGTGATCTTTGCCGCAACTGACCCCAAGCGAGGCGCTATGGGAAGCACGGTCAACTTGGCCACTCATGTCAGTGCACATCACCGAATGACAGTGATCGGTGGTGTGCAGGCTGAGGAAGCGAAAGAGATGCTGTCGAGCTGGTTTAAGCAGCGACGGCGACGTTCTGACGGAACTGGGGAAGCTCCGTTTCAAACAGATTCAACAACCTGCTGA
- a CDS encoding alanine--glyoxylate aminotransferase family protein, with the protein MILALATTHSPRLVDSSHRRVIAPISTPDRLLLGPGPSNADPTVLKALSRTPIGHLDPLYVELMGEVQELLRYAWQTDNRLTLPMSGTGSAAMEATLANTVEPGDTVLVAVKGYFGNRLVDMAGRYRANVKVIEKPWGEAFTKEELEAALIEHKPTILAMVHAETSTGVCQPMEGIGDLCRKHDCLLLLDTVTSLGGVPLYLDEWKVDLAYSCSQKGLSCPPGLGPFTMGPRAEAKLAARQDKVPNWYLDVSLLNQYWGSDRVYHHTAPVNMNFGMREALRLLADEGLDMAWARHRTNAEALWSGLESMGIEMHVPEELRLPTLTTVRIPEDVDGKAFTQHLLNNHGIEVGGGLGVLAGKIWRIGLMGYNSNPENVSRLLNLFETELPQFRQNVAVAA; encoded by the coding sequence GTGATCCTGGCTTTGGCGACGACGCACTCCCCCCGGTTGGTTGATTCGTCCCATCGCAGGGTCATTGCCCCAATCAGCACTCCCGATCGTTTGCTGCTCGGTCCAGGACCTTCGAACGCCGATCCAACGGTGCTTAAGGCTTTGTCTCGAACTCCGATTGGCCACCTCGATCCGCTGTATGTGGAGCTGATGGGCGAAGTGCAGGAGTTACTTCGCTACGCCTGGCAGACAGACAACCGCCTGACTTTGCCGATGAGTGGCACGGGCAGTGCGGCCATGGAAGCAACCCTTGCCAACACGGTTGAACCCGGCGACACCGTTCTTGTTGCTGTTAAGGGCTATTTCGGGAATCGTCTTGTGGACATGGCCGGTCGCTACCGCGCCAACGTGAAAGTGATCGAAAAGCCCTGGGGTGAAGCCTTTACGAAGGAAGAGCTTGAAGCCGCTTTGATTGAGCACAAGCCCACCATCTTGGCGATGGTGCATGCCGAGACGTCTACCGGCGTTTGCCAACCGATGGAGGGAATCGGAGATCTCTGCCGGAAGCACGATTGTTTGCTCCTGCTCGACACCGTGACCTCCCTTGGTGGTGTTCCTCTCTATCTCGATGAATGGAAGGTGGATCTGGCTTACAGCTGTAGTCAGAAGGGCTTGAGCTGCCCTCCAGGTCTTGGCCCATTCACGATGGGTCCCCGCGCTGAAGCCAAGCTTGCTGCGCGTCAAGACAAAGTTCCTAATTGGTATCTCGACGTTTCCCTTCTCAATCAGTACTGGGGAAGTGACCGTGTGTATCACCACACAGCACCGGTCAACATGAATTTCGGCATGCGCGAAGCGCTCAGGTTGTTGGCGGACGAAGGCTTGGATATGGCTTGGGCGCGTCACCGCACTAACGCTGAAGCGCTTTGGTCCGGTCTGGAATCGATGGGCATTGAAATGCATGTGCCCGAGGAGCTTCGTTTGCCCACCCTCACCACCGTTCGTATCCCAGAAGATGTGGATGGAAAGGCTTTCACCCAGCACCTGCTCAATAACCACGGCATTGAAGTGGGTGGTGGTCTTGGTGTTCTTGCCGGAAAAATCTGGCGAATCGGCCTGATGGGTTACAACTCAAACCCTGAGAACGTCAGCAGGTTGTTGAATCTGTTTGAAACGGAGCTTCCCCAGTTCCGTCAGAACGTCGCCGTCGCTGCTTAA